Proteins encoded in a region of the Brevefilum fermentans genome:
- a CDS encoding DUF4282 domain-containing protein: MKFKNFLSFERMITPVIIKVLFYIGLVVSVIGGIVVFIGSVIAGFADGGVGSILLGLIGGLIGGVLTVFLGVLATRIYAELLILFFRINETLTDIKGLLQEK; this comes from the coding sequence ATGAAATTTAAGAATTTTCTCAGTTTTGAACGGATGATCACCCCGGTGATCATCAAAGTCTTGTTTTACATCGGCTTGGTCGTCAGTGTCATTGGCGGGATTGTTGTATTCATCGGTTCTGTGATTGCCGGGTTCGCGGACGGAGGCGTTGGATCCATCTTGCTTGGGTTAATCGGCGGCTTGATCGGCGGCGTCCTGACCGTCTTCCTGGGTGTCCTGGCTACCCGGATCTATGCTGAACTGTTGATCCTGTTCTTCCGCATCAATGAAACCCTGACAGACATTAAAGGCCTACTGCAGGAAAAGTAA